GCATCGCCATTAGAGATGTTCATTGCTTTTGGTAGTAGTTCTACAAGCCTTGTATCCATGCAAGAGAGAATAAGGACATGCTTATTAGGAAACTTACTGCTTTGATAGCTTTCATACTCCTTTTTCTCTACAAAATCTTTATTATGCGTTAAGATTTCTCCTAAAAGATTCATATACAAAACCCCTTTTTAGTAAATATAAAAGCTGTTAGCTTGCTGTTTAATATTTAGCTTTTAAAGAAAACTCTATCAACCTTTAAAAGCTAAATTGTTTCAATATATTTATTATATCGGAAAAATTGGCATTTCGCATATTCATTTGTAAAAAAGTCTGTCTTAAGTTTCTCCCGATATAGATATAGCCTCTATATTCTCAGCACGCTATTTATGTACATTTTTATTGGTTTATAGTGCAATAATTGTTTAAAAAACGTACAGGCGTAAGTGATCGCGGCGGAAAAACACTACGCTTTCCAGAGGATTGCGCCATAGCCTCCTCGTTAGAAAAGCTTGGCTTGTCACGACGAAAGCTTTTGTTTTACATAAACGAAAAAACCTTATACTTTCCTATAGTGGAAAAAGCAGTTCGCTTTTTTTCTGCGGGCCTCCCCACTGCATATTCGCTCTTATTTAGCCATTAGCAAATAATTCAATGTTTGCTTTCACTTTATGTAACGCTATGGTTCACATTTCCCCCTTAAATAGAGTATAATTAGAAAGAGATTTTAAAGGAGAATCATATCATGAGCTATCAAGCTTTATATCGCGTTTGGCGTCCAACGGTTTTTGCAGATGTCGTTGGGCAAGCCCATATTACCCGCACATTGCAAAATGCGATTGTACAGGAGAAATTCTCTCATGCTTATTTATTCTCTGGACCAAGAGGGACAGGAAAAACAAGTGCTGCGAAGATTTTTGCCAAAACAATCAACTGTGAGCATTCTCCTGTAAAGGAGCCATGTAACGAATGTGCAGCTTGTAAAGGAATTCAAAATGGATCGATTTCCGATGTGATTGAAATTGATGCGGCTTCCAATACAAGTGTTGAGGATATAAGAGAGATTAGAGAAAATGTAAAATATGCTTCTAGCCAAGTGCCGTACAAAGTATATATCATTGATGAGGTACACATGATATCGGTAAGTGCTTTTAACGCCTTACTGAAAACGCTGGAAGAACCACCAAGTCATGTCGTCTTTATCTTAGCAACGACCGAGCCACATAAAATCCCCCTTACGATTTTATCCAGATGTCAGCGGTTTGATTTTAAACCGATCTCCAATCCTTCTATCGTAGAGCGATTGCAAACGATTGTGGAAGCTGAGAGAGTGACAGTTTCTAAAGAAGCTTTGGACACGGTGGCACTAGCTGCTGAAGGTGGAATGCGTGATGCGTTAAGTATTCTTGATCAAGCTATTTCTTACAGTGATGATGCGGTAGAATTAGAAGACGTCTTAGCAGTTACAGGTGGTGTCTCGCAACATACTTTAACAAATATTATTAGCCATATGCATGAAAAAAATGTGCAACAAGCGGTAATGGATTTAAATGAATTAATTCAAAAAGGAAAAGATCCTGCTCGCTTCGTTTATGATATGATTTATTTTTTACGTGACCTGCTGTTATACAAAAGTGCTCCGACATTAGAAAAATTATTAGAACGGGCGCGCGTTGATGAAGCTTTTCAATCATTAGCAGATACGATATCCGACCATTGGATTCAAGAGGCAATGGCACAGTTAAATCAATGTCAGCAAGAAATAAAATGGACGAATAGCCCAAAAGTTTATATCGAAATTGCTATATTGACAATAGCAAATGGTATACAGGAACAAGGCGCGACTGATTCGATAGCAAGCTCTGATACGATAATGAAGCTTACATCAAAACTTGGAAAACTGGAGAAGGAAGTAAAGCAATTAAAGGATAATCCTGTCGTACCAATGCAAACAACACCACAACGTGAAAACAGAAGGACTCCAAATCGAACCGCAAAAAATACGTACAAAGTGCCTTTTGAACGGATTCGACATGTACTAGGTGAAGCTGAAAAAACAGCTTTAAAACAAGTTCACGCTCAATGGGGAACATTTTTAGGACAATTGAAAAAAGCAAGTGCTCCTGCACACGCTACTATCCAGGATAGTAAACCTGCAGCGGCGTCTGACCAAGCACTTGTCGTAGCGTTTAAGTATGAAATTCATTGTTCTTTGTTCTTAGATAATCAGGAAATGGTGGAATCTGTTTTAACTTCTGTGTTAGGAAAAAACTTGACCATCATACCGATTCCAGAGAAAGATTGGGTAGAATTGCGCAATGAATATGTTGCCAAACAAGAAAAAACATCATCCAAAGAGGAAGCTGTTGAGGATCCAGTAGTTACGGAAGCGCAGAAGCTATTTGGTGATGATATAATAGAAATTCATGATTAATACGATTACATTTTCTAAAGGAGGTATTTTCCATGAAGGGAAATATGAATAACATGATGAAGCAAATGCAAAAAATGCAAAAGAAAATGATGAAAGCACAGGATGAATTGCATGAAATGACGTTCGAAGCATCTGCTGGCGGTGGCATGGTTACAGTAGTTGCTAATGGAAAAAAAGAAATAACCGATGTACAAATAAAAGAAGAGGTTATTGATCCTGATGACGCTGAAATGCTTCAAGACCTTATTTTAGCAGCAACAAATGATGTATTAAAGCAAATAGATGATAAGACAAATGATACAATGGGACAATTCACGAAAGGTTTAAATATGCCTGGGATGTTCTAATTCTAGGAGGCACATAAATGTATTATCCAGAACCGATTTCTAAACTGATCGATAGTTTTACTAAATTGCCAGGTATCGGCCCGAAAACGGCCGCCCGTCTGGCTTTCTTTGTACTAAATATGCAAGAAGATGACGTCTTGGATTTTGCAAATTCATTGGTAAATGCAAAACGCGAGTTGACACATTGTTCTGTTTGCGGACATATTACCGATCAGGACCCTTGTGCGATCTGTCAAGACACATCGAGAGATCAATCTGTTATTTGTGTCGTTCAAGATCCGAAAGACGTCATCGCTATGGAAAAAATGAAAGAATTTCATGGAAAATACCATGTATTAAATGGTGTTATTTCGCCAATGGACGGTATTGGACCAGAAGATATTAATGTTCCTGGTTTAATTCAACGCTTAAAGGATGAAGAAGTAGAAGAGTTAATTCTTGCTACAAATCCCAATATTGAAGGGGAAGCAACCGCGATGTATATTTCTAGGCTTGTAAAACCGTCAGGCATTCGTACTACACGTATTGCTCATGGCTTACCAGTAGGCGGTGATTTGGAATATGCAGATGAAGTTACACTTTCCAAAGCATTGGAAGGCAGAAGAGATGTGTAGGAATTAGGTGGATACATGGCTAAGAAAATAAAGAAAAGAGATGTAGATAGGGAGTTATTAAATACACTAAAAGAATTGGAACTAGAATGGAAGCAAATAGAATCCATCGTCTCTAGAAGTGTGGAGTTCACGCTAGAAGGAAATTATTGGGAGAGAGTTGCTCGAGCTAAATATATGTATTTGCTCAAAGAAGCACGACACCGTAAATTACGTGCAGACTTCCATTAGCGCTTTTTAGAGAAAACCTTGGTGATAAGTTGCATTTTTCTAAAACAAAACAATAGCAGTTTTTCAAAGACAAGACGAAGAAGAGCTTGTCTTTTTTATACAAAAATTTGTAAAGTTGCTGCAGTTTATTATAATTTCGCTTGAGTTTCATGAAAAGTCGCTGAAGTTTACAAATATCCACGAATTGCTACTGTTTTTTTATTAATTTGGCTTGCACTATATATGAAAGCATAAGATTTTTTTGGTTTATAGTAGAAGTAAAACGAAGACTTTTTGCCATAAATAGTTGGTGATAAGCCTTCGTTTTTCTCATCAAGCTTCCATCGGACAGGTTCTTTTTTCTTTTGTATATACATACATAATAGGGAGGGTGCAGAAAATTTGTGAACGTTTAAGAAAAAAGAGGTGATGAATTTGAGTTCGACAGTAGTCATATCTATTATGGTGGGGCTAATCATCCTGTTGCTACTAGTAGGTACACCTGTAAAATTCATGCGTGTGATTGGACAAACGACTGTGAAATTAGGGATTGGTGTTTTGCTGTTATTCTTTATTAATGTATTCGGTGGCGCAATAGGTTTACACATTCCGATCAATTTATTTACGGCTGTCGTATCCGGTTTTCTCGGTATATTTGGAATAGCATCTTTATCAGCTATTCACTTATTTATTATTTCTTAAAAAACTAGTTACAACCCCATGCAAAAAGTTTCAAAGATTCTCGTATATAATTCATTAGATTAGGAGATGCTAATGAATATGGAGGTGGGGTTATGAAACAGCGAACTATATATGAGCGTTGTGGCATTTGTGAAGAGGAAAAGAAGGATGGCATTCATTTATATACCATGTTTATTTGTTGTGAGTGTGAGCATAATATGATTTACACAGAACCGAGAGAAGAAAAATATAACTATTATGTACGTAAATTAAAAAATATTACGAAACCAAAACTATATTCCTAGTTTAAAAAGTCTTTGCATGCAAAGGCTTTTTTTCACGATAGGAAAGTATAAAATGAGGTGCTAGGGGATAGCGAAATAACGGAATAGCGACGACCGGCTCCATCGCCCAGCAACGAGGCGACTTCACTCCATTGCCCTAAGCTAAGTAATCATCGGTTCGTCCCTAAGAGGAAGGCCGACTAAAAACGGGCTTGCCGCCCGACGTCGGCATACGCCTGTTTAGTGGCATGATTCCTACATCTTTAGTTGATGCGTTCCACTCGCTATGTTGCTAAACAGGCGCCTTGAGCCTTTGTTCCTATAGGAAAGCGTAGGGTGGTTCCGCAGCATTCTATTTATTTGTTTTCGTAAAATTATATTCAAATTCCTGTTGAATATATAGTGATTATAGCAATGTTAAAAAACTTTCCATATACTTTCTAAGAAACTTGCTATGCTCTATGAATATGTTAAGCTATATAAAAGCAATTTAGCTATAGTTAATATGCTTGACGGCCAAAAATGACATACATAAACATTAGGAGTTACTATAATGAAACAGCAACATGTACCTTTATATGATGCATTAGAACAATTCAAAGGAAAGCAACCGACATCGTTTCATGTACCTGGGCATAAAAATGGACATATATTTCCTAATGAAGCAAGAGAAGTTTTTCAATCTATTTTACAAATAGATATGACAGAATTAACGGAATTAGATGATTTACATGCGCCAACAGGGGTCATTGCTGATGCAGAAAAATTGGCAGCCGATTTCTTTCAAACGGAAAAGACTTTTTTTCTAGTTGGCGGTA
The nucleotide sequence above comes from Virgibacillus dokdonensis. Encoded proteins:
- a CDS encoding YbaB/EbfC family nucleoid-associated protein, whose translation is MKGNMNNMMKQMQKMQKKMMKAQDELHEMTFEASAGGGMVTVVANGKKEITDVQIKEEVIDPDDAEMLQDLILAATNDVLKQIDDKTNDTMGQFTKGLNMPGMF
- the dnaX gene encoding DNA polymerase III subunit gamma/tau; translation: MSYQALYRVWRPTVFADVVGQAHITRTLQNAIVQEKFSHAYLFSGPRGTGKTSAAKIFAKTINCEHSPVKEPCNECAACKGIQNGSISDVIEIDAASNTSVEDIREIRENVKYASSQVPYKVYIIDEVHMISVSAFNALLKTLEEPPSHVVFILATTEPHKIPLTILSRCQRFDFKPISNPSIVERLQTIVEAERVTVSKEALDTVALAAEGGMRDALSILDQAISYSDDAVELEDVLAVTGGVSQHTLTNIISHMHEKNVQQAVMDLNELIQKGKDPARFVYDMIYFLRDLLLYKSAPTLEKLLERARVDEAFQSLADTISDHWIQEAMAQLNQCQQEIKWTNSPKVYIEIAILTIANGIQEQGATDSIASSDTIMKLTSKLGKLEKEVKQLKDNPVVPMQTTPQRENRRTPNRTAKNTYKVPFERIRHVLGEAEKTALKQVHAQWGTFLGQLKKASAPAHATIQDSKPAAASDQALVVAFKYEIHCSLFLDNQEMVESVLTSVLGKNLTIIPIPEKDWVELRNEYVAKQEKTSSKEEAVEDPVVTEAQKLFGDDIIEIHD
- a CDS encoding DUF2508 family protein; amino-acid sequence: MAKKIKKRDVDRELLNTLKELELEWKQIESIVSRSVEFTLEGNYWERVARAKYMYLLKEARHRKLRADFH
- a CDS encoding pro-sigmaK processing inhibitor BofA family protein, which produces MSSTVVISIMVGLIILLLLVGTPVKFMRVIGQTTVKLGIGVLLLFFINVFGGAIGLHIPINLFTAVVSGFLGIFGIASLSAIHLFIIS
- a CDS encoding sigma factor G inhibitor Gin; amino-acid sequence: MKQRTIYERCGICEEEKKDGIHLYTMFICCECEHNMIYTEPREEKYNYYVRKLKNITKPKLYS
- the recR gene encoding recombination mediator RecR; translation: MYYPEPISKLIDSFTKLPGIGPKTAARLAFFVLNMQEDDVLDFANSLVNAKRELTHCSVCGHITDQDPCAICQDTSRDQSVICVVQDPKDVIAMEKMKEFHGKYHVLNGVISPMDGIGPEDINVPGLIQRLKDEEVEELILATNPNIEGEATAMYISRLVKPSGIRTTRIAHGLPVGGDLEYADEVTLSKALEGRRDV